One genomic segment of bacterium includes these proteins:
- a CDS encoding leucine-rich repeat domain-containing protein — MRQDNKVLENYSEPKYVFQVGDYHGVILIDYTPDKKYETYIDLTLTKDDKHFVTFFAKMNYNESYTASESKFGYSDDFTAKVKQIVRNTPFYQVNDVLHSFMPIGPEVFIDLVEEYLHELYNIKEKFICFQIADKEIKKYYNQDADEEKLISYQSINDYFYVCKSIFECRVSKSEKLMIDDYNFPDFPEILLTFTWLKEIELYELIFSDIPEDFTRLKNLKSLSLKLKFLDKLPSTLQRLTELEKLKLERTSITELPDNLFELDRLKELMIVNNKGLKRIPEIISRLKNLEFLYLHSNDLSSIPKTIFRLENLKVLHLGNNKIEEIPAELTALPGLRVLNLKGNRFKKLPDDLFEMKSIEEVDLSNNPSLNSDEVYDLLMKSGRRDKINLVL; from the coding sequence ATGAGACAGGATAATAAAGTATTAGAAAACTACAGTGAACCTAAGTATGTGTTTCAGGTAGGGGATTATCACGGAGTAATTTTAATTGACTATACTCCTGATAAAAAATACGAAACTTATATCGATTTAACTTTGACAAAGGATGATAAACATTTTGTTACATTCTTTGCCAAAATGAATTATAATGAATCTTATACTGCTTCCGAATCCAAGTTTGGATATTCTGATGATTTTACTGCAAAAGTTAAACAGATTGTAAGAAATACCCCTTTCTATCAGGTAAATGACGTGCTTCATAGTTTTATGCCCATCGGACCAGAAGTGTTCATTGATTTAGTTGAAGAGTATTTGCACGAATTGTATAATATCAAAGAAAAGTTTATTTGTTTTCAGATTGCTGATAAAGAAATAAAAAAATATTACAACCAGGATGCTGATGAAGAAAAACTTATTTCTTATCAAAGCATAAATGATTACTTTTATGTCTGCAAATCAATATTTGAATGCCGTGTGAGCAAATCTGAGAAACTCATGATTGATGACTACAATTTTCCGGACTTCCCTGAAATCTTATTAACATTTACCTGGCTAAAAGAGATTGAACTATATGAATTGATTTTTTCCGATATTCCTGAAGACTTTACCAGATTGAAGAATCTAAAATCCTTATCACTTAAACTTAAATTTTTAGATAAACTTCCATCAACACTACAGAGATTAACAGAACTGGAGAAGTTAAAATTGGAAAGGACAAGTATCACAGAACTACCAGATAACTTATTTGAATTGGATAGGTTAAAGGAGTTGATGATAGTAAATAACAAAGGACTTAAACGAATTCCAGAAATCATTTCAAGATTAAAGAACCTAGAATTCCTTTATCTTCACTCAAACGATCTAAGTTCAATACCTAAGACCATTTTCAGATTAGAGAACCTGAAAGTTCTGCATCTGGGAAATAATAAAATTGAAGAAATTCCTGCTGAGCTAACCGCACTGCCTGGATTAAGAGTTCTAAATCTTAAAGGTAACAGATTTAAGAAACTCCCGGATGATTTATTTGAAATGAAAAGTATCGAAGAGGTTGATCTTTCAAATAATCCCTCATTGAATTCTGACGAGGTTTATGATTTACTGATGAAATCTGGCAGAAGAGATAAAATAAATTTAGTTTTGTAA
- a CDS encoding WYL domain-containing transcriptional regulator, whose translation MKSYVDDILRRSEMIARVMNGEVLSKADAADLFKVSEITINRDIKALRELGISIFSKKNKLILEETPRCSELISIASDYLPLKLNSDVFHKQVKVFSKSDKKDFFSKLVLLSKAVDESLIVDLAYKRFYDNKINEYNLYPVRLTNVGLNWILHAFKAEEDVIKSFYLSRIQKFKLTDKKFSKLSLPINKEELFDIELKFDFRVWDEILDKIWFESFELEENEGYIILKTKQPITNSLAAWCISWWDTIEILKPTELKSQIDEMIQEYQSKNRG comes from the coding sequence ATGAAAAGTTATGTTGATGACATACTACGCAGATCAGAAATGATAGCAAGGGTAATGAATGGGGAAGTATTGTCAAAAGCGGATGCTGCTGACTTATTCAAAGTTTCGGAGATTACAATCAATCGTGATATTAAAGCTCTGCGGGAGCTTGGGATAAGTATATTTAGCAAAAAGAATAAGCTGATACTTGAAGAAACTCCTCGGTGCTCGGAACTCATTTCGATTGCCTCTGATTACCTTCCATTAAAATTGAATTCTGATGTCTTTCACAAGCAAGTAAAAGTCTTTAGCAAGTCTGATAAAAAAGATTTCTTTTCGAAGCTAGTTCTCCTGTCTAAAGCTGTAGATGAAAGCTTGATTGTGGATCTGGCTTACAAAAGATTCTATGACAACAAAATAAATGAATACAATTTGTATCCAGTTAGGTTGACGAATGTTGGGTTAAATTGGATTTTGCATGCATTCAAGGCAGAGGAGGATGTGATTAAATCATTTTACTTGAGTAGAATCCAAAAATTCAAGTTAACAGATAAAAAGTTCAGCAAGTTATCTCTTCCAATAAATAAAGAAGAATTGTTTGATATAGAACTTAAGTTTGATTTTCGAGTCTGGGATGAAATACTTGATAAGATTTGGTTTGAATCATTTGAGCTTGAGGAGAATGAAGGATATATTATTCTGAAAACCAAACAACCAATTACAAACTCACTTGCTGCATGGTGTATAAGTTGGTGGGATACTATTGAAATATTGAAGCCTACTGAATTGAAAAGTCAAATTGATGAGATGATACAAGAATATCAAAGTAAGAATAGGGGATAA
- a CDS encoding HNH endonuclease, whose product MLEEDGVKILNVLVDHLEFVIPGNPETYITYKEVHDKLHLELKGQTYGESLKTQGLSNLAEWTAENNFPGITGLIIDGSTYQPGIGYYRVFAKDRDDFQWWQDQIRLSKYFDWKIHLPIEFIPEEIIPITTQVIDVEMPQREQVLVLRIIRDTDLTRRIKLIHNYECQICGQTIHLQNRKRYAESHHVKPLGNPHNGPDEPGNIICVCPNHHAELDYGASRINEEELISSPNHKVSRNYIDYHNTEIYRE is encoded by the coding sequence ATGCTTGAAGAAGACGGAGTAAAAATATTAAATGTACTTGTTGATCATTTAGAATTTGTAATACCTGGAAATCCTGAAACTTATATTACATATAAAGAAGTTCACGACAAGCTTCATCTTGAGTTAAAAGGTCAGACATATGGTGAAAGTTTGAAGACCCAAGGATTATCAAATTTAGCCGAATGGACTGCTGAAAATAATTTTCCCGGCATTACAGGTTTAATTATAGATGGAAGTACATATCAACCCGGAATTGGATATTACAGAGTTTTCGCAAAGGATAGGGATGACTTTCAGTGGTGGCAAGATCAAATTAGATTATCAAAATATTTCGATTGGAAAATACATTTACCAATAGAGTTTATTCCTGAAGAAATTATTCCAATTACAACACAAGTTATAGATGTGGAAATGCCACAACGTGAACAAGTCTTGGTTTTAAGAATTATTAGAGATACTGATTTAACTCGTCGAATTAAGTTAATTCATAATTATGAATGCCAAATCTGTGGACAAACAATACATCTCCAAAATAGAAAGAGGTATGCAGAATCACATCATGTGAAACCTTTAGGTAATCCGCACAATGGACCAGATGAACCGGGAAATATAATATGTGTTTGCCCTAATCACCATGCTGAATTGGATTACGGAGCTAGCAGAATCAATGAAGAAGAATTAATAAGTTCACCAAATCATAAAGTTTCAAGAAATTATATTGATTATCATAACACAGAAATTTATAGAGAATAA
- a CDS encoding PD-(D/E)XK nuclease family protein, whose translation MIWSFSAHNQFRRCQRAWFYKNIVANALSKKDPLRREAYILSNLKSISAWRGDIVDKTISNLVIPSIRRNHLVETTEAINYAKDLARKQYNYAKKKKYREPGFTKSKTQDEFAAFFNIEYGIQISTQETKIAWEEVIQALNNFLSNKELIKYLQSADKLITQRALLFDFYDFKVRGVPDLIIFFDNKPPHIFDWKVHHFGIKSYGEQLLIYCMALMKCKPHIDFPDLSGIEMDQINLSEYQLLSNQIRNYTASNESILNIEELIAESTQRMSLAGAQLKYDQLEVDEFEVTSYADNCKTCSFKKLCWEINNE comes from the coding sequence ATGATTTGGTCCTTCTCTGCTCATAATCAATTTAGGAGGTGTCAACGTGCTTGGTTTTATAAGAACATAGTTGCCAATGCATTATCAAAAAAAGATCCATTAAGAAGAGAGGCTTATATTTTGTCAAATTTAAAAAGCATAAGTGCTTGGAGAGGTGATATTGTAGATAAGACTATTTCAAATTTGGTAATTCCTAGTATCAGACGTAATCATTTGGTTGAGACTACTGAAGCAATAAATTATGCAAAAGATCTTGCAAGAAAACAATACAATTATGCCAAGAAAAAAAAATACAGAGAACCCGGATTCACCAAGTCAAAAACACAAGATGAATTTGCTGCTTTTTTCAATATTGAATATGGTATACAAATTTCAACTCAAGAAACAAAAATCGCCTGGGAAGAGGTAATCCAAGCCCTGAATAATTTTCTTTCCAACAAAGAGTTGATTAAATATTTACAATCAGCAGATAAACTGATAACACAACGAGCTTTGTTATTTGATTTCTATGACTTCAAAGTTCGTGGTGTTCCTGATTTGATTATTTTTTTCGATAATAAACCCCCTCATATATTTGATTGGAAAGTACATCATTTCGGTATAAAATCTTATGGAGAGCAACTATTGATTTATTGTATGGCACTAATGAAGTGTAAACCTCATATAGATTTTCCTGACCTTTCTGGAATAGAAATGGATCAAATAAATTTATCAGAATACCAATTGTTGAGCAATCAAATTAGAAACTATACTGCTTCTAATGAGTCCATATTAAATATTGAAGAATTAATAGCTGAAAGTACACAAAGAATGTCATTAGCGGGTGCTCAATTAAAATACGATCAACTTGAAGTTGATGAATTTGAAGTAACAAGCTATGCAGATAATTGTAAAACATGTTCATTTAAAAAATTATGTTGGGAGATTAATAATGAATAG
- a CDS encoding helix-turn-helix transcriptional regulator: MSFGTDIKNMRESKRLTLRDVERETEISNAYLSQLESDKVKQPSPLMLYKLAQLYEVPYETLMEKVGYPIPKGNITIDKRSMSTQSRFGNLTKKEEQELLEYLDFLRSKKK, from the coding sequence ATGTCTTTCGGAACAGATATTAAAAATATGAGAGAATCTAAAAGACTTACACTTAGAGATGTTGAAAGGGAAACCGAAATTTCAAATGCCTATCTAAGTCAACTTGAATCAGATAAGGTCAAACAACCATCACCATTAATGTTATATAAGTTAGCTCAATTATATGAGGTGCCTTATGAAACATTAATGGAGAAAGTAGGCTATCCGATACCAAAGGGAAATATTACGATAGATAAACGTAGTATGTCTACACAATCCAGATTTGGAAATCTTACTAAGAAAGAAGAACAAGAGTTATTGGAATACCTAGACTTTTTAAGGAGCAAGAAAAAATGA
- a CDS encoding host-nuclease inhibitor Gam family protein: MNFLEELLQEVEQKEFERDEAYFDLLLLQIKQINNQISYNFSQAEKECSMINKFVLQKNAQLQEKVKWLELKLEGFIRERGVKSIPLTNGTLKMHKKPDRVEVEDLELFLKNSRKELVTVIPEQLKPNLTAVKNFIKTRPTPPGIKVIEGQVEFSYSLNKEEENAREETQAGTGIKQAS; this comes from the coding sequence ATGAATTTTCTAGAAGAGCTTTTGCAGGAAGTTGAGCAAAAGGAATTTGAAAGAGATGAAGCTTATTTTGATTTACTGCTTCTGCAGATAAAACAGATCAATAATCAAATCTCTTACAACTTCTCTCAGGCAGAGAAAGAATGTTCTATGATCAACAAGTTTGTACTACAGAAAAATGCTCAACTTCAGGAAAAAGTTAAATGGCTTGAATTAAAACTGGAGGGCTTTATCAGGGAGCGAGGAGTAAAAAGCATTCCGCTTACTAACGGTACTTTGAAAATGCACAAAAAACCCGATCGTGTTGAAGTGGAAGATCTTGAACTATTTCTAAAGAATAGCCGAAAGGAATTAGTGACTGTAATACCTGAACAGCTTAAGCCAAACTTAACTGCTGTGAAAAATTTCATAAAGACCCGACCTACTCCTCCAGGAATTAAGGTTATTGAAGGCCAGGTTGAATTCAGTTATTCATTAAATAAAGAGGAAGAAAATGCCAGAGAAGAAACCCAAGCTGGAACTGGAATTAAACAAGCCAGTTAA
- a CDS encoding NERD domain-containing protein, translated as MNPKQKPDYHNIKEIEFETELKHKKGMLTEDSVINRLTTIARSLKSEILRRVEPPSDSNVGECDSIIFDDSGIYIVEIKRYGGKIKILDEKRDQIIIEQSDKEIKILNPIPKLYTKCSKLHSYLKQDYEWKEVNNYSRFGNLGASIPVYSILCFGPSTTINKSNYDNDRLLVCNTRNISKLLPEFVKSKSSVIGLSMLAKKAAYKWTIQGKLTLKGKKGFLRCYPKRAFDKTVVLYGLTKIVGKKGRRLELTYGDKVKIFTKEITKIYFKYNFNHNWQESYLEADTNFTWTSGNK; from the coding sequence ATGAATCCAAAACAAAAACCAGATTATCATAATATTAAAGAAATTGAGTTTGAAACAGAGTTGAAGCATAAAAAGGGGATGCTCACTGAGGACTCAGTAATTAATCGACTTACAACTATTGCAAGAAGCCTAAAGAGTGAAATACTTAGAAGAGTAGAACCACCATCCGACTCAAATGTTGGAGAGTGCGATTCAATTATTTTTGATGATAGCGGAATTTATATTGTTGAAATAAAACGATACGGAGGAAAGATCAAAATTCTTGATGAGAAGAGAGATCAAATAATAATCGAACAAAGTGATAAGGAAATTAAAATACTCAACCCAATTCCAAAATTATATACCAAGTGTTCAAAACTTCACTCCTACTTAAAGCAAGATTATGAATGGAAAGAAGTAAATAATTATTCCAGATTTGGAAATCTTGGTGCTTCAATCCCTGTTTATTCAATCCTTTGTTTTGGACCAAGTACAACTATCAATAAGTCAAACTATGATAACGACAGATTACTGGTTTGCAATACAAGAAACATTTCCAAACTTCTTCCCGAATTTGTGAAATCAAAATCATCAGTAATTGGTTTATCAATGTTAGCCAAGAAAGCAGCTTACAAATGGACAATACAAGGAAAATTAACCCTCAAAGGTAAGAAAGGTTTTTTGAGATGTTATCCTAAAAGAGCTTTTGATAAAACAGTAGTTCTCTATGGTTTAACTAAAATTGTTGGTAAAAAAGGAAGAAGACTTGAATTAACTTATGGTGATAAAGTTAAAATATTTACAAAGGAGATAACTAAAATTTATTTTAAATATAATTTCAATCACAATTGGCAAGAATCATATTTAGAAGCTGATACAAATTTTACCTGGACTTCTGGAAACAAATAA
- a CDS encoding UvrD-helicase domain-containing protein yields the protein MEYLFIILFIVLLAYYFFYYTNQKKLAQKLEKQKDEIEQAVHLFDGWLNSKSYFRYRKCTSWKDKFQLLAKIVPSKVSRLPLSAEIKNNSKLFQRFYYNADNLRNQHNAKYITDEINACKILFGNIENYPLTLKQREAIVTDEDNNLIIAGAGTGKTSTLIGKIIYLLKRKRIDPSKILVLAFTRKASDEIKERVRSKTNVEMDIKTFHKFGLDIISSVEDKKPSLAFADESGDELRRFIETVHQELLHQTKYQVLISTYFLSYLKPYKPPEKYKNEGDYFKELKSHRTLKGETLRSFEEIEIANFLFVNNIDYIYEKEYEVNTANRNYAQYKPDFYLPKYKIYIEHFGLIDRAGNVPHWFSSKRGFSAKTEYNESIKWKREIHRKNRTILVETFSYEKKEGNLLDLLKSRLQKHDVKFDATPIQIVKHFEDKNEFPPFINLIITFLNLMKSNGFGIKELYAIAKERKLIREEKFLEVFEPIFKKYQMHLRDKNKIDFSDMLIKATEYIKTSKYRSQYEYILVDEFQDMSVGRYKLISNLISQNPEQSLFCVGDDWQSIYRFTGSDISIMTEFEKYFGFTKRVDLDLTFRLNDKVTEFTQNFILKNPKQLKKNLTSNNISTLEPFKIVYETKNIDSDNNQDTLESCLNLIKVKANAGKEKVFILGRYNFDEPKTLQFIKRKYKSLDINFMTAHSSKGLEADYVIIINANSGKYGFPSEIVDDPILTLVLKIQDEIENAEERRLFYVALTRTRNNIYIICNQNIPSKFVNELLSEYGTVDRCPQCKSGLLVKRNNPKDKSEFWGCENFPLCTYTKNINYNNFQRSKKRFKMHR from the coding sequence GTGGAATACTTATTCATTATATTATTCATAGTTCTGCTCGCCTACTACTTTTTTTATTATACTAATCAAAAGAAACTTGCTCAAAAATTAGAGAAACAAAAAGATGAGATCGAACAAGCAGTTCATTTATTTGATGGCTGGTTAAATTCAAAATCATATTTTCGTTATAGAAAATGCACTAGTTGGAAAGACAAATTTCAATTACTCGCTAAAATTGTCCCATCGAAAGTTTCAAGGCTCCCACTGTCAGCTGAAATAAAAAATAATTCAAAACTATTTCAGAGATTTTATTATAATGCAGACAATTTAAGAAATCAGCATAATGCAAAATATATCACCGATGAAATAAATGCTTGCAAAATACTCTTTGGTAATATCGAAAATTATCCTTTAACTCTAAAGCAACGGGAAGCTATAGTTACAGATGAGGATAACAATCTAATCATCGCTGGTGCAGGAACGGGTAAGACATCTACTTTAATTGGAAAGATAATCTACCTTCTAAAAAGAAAAAGGATTGATCCCTCCAAGATTCTTGTTTTAGCCTTTACACGTAAAGCTTCCGATGAAATTAAAGAAAGAGTTAGATCCAAGACCAATGTTGAGATGGATATCAAGACCTTTCACAAATTTGGTTTGGACATTATTTCTTCTGTGGAAGATAAAAAACCTTCATTGGCCTTTGCTGATGAATCTGGTGATGAGTTGAGGCGATTTATTGAAACTGTTCACCAAGAACTACTCCATCAAACTAAGTATCAAGTTCTAATAAGTACATATTTCCTTAGCTATTTAAAACCCTATAAACCACCAGAAAAATATAAAAATGAGGGCGATTATTTTAAGGAACTAAAGTCTCACCGCACTTTGAAAGGGGAAACACTCAGAAGTTTTGAAGAAATTGAAATAGCAAATTTTCTTTTCGTAAATAATATAGATTATATATATGAGAAGGAGTACGAAGTTAACACGGCGAATAGAAACTATGCACAGTATAAGCCTGATTTCTACCTTCCAAAATATAAAATATATATTGAGCACTTTGGATTGATTGATCGGGCAGGTAATGTCCCACACTGGTTCTCATCGAAAAGAGGTTTTTCCGCAAAGACTGAGTACAACGAATCAATAAAATGGAAGAGAGAAATCCATAGAAAAAACAGAACAATTTTAGTTGAAACATTTTCCTATGAAAAGAAGGAGGGCAATCTTCTCGATCTCTTAAAATCAAGACTTCAAAAGCATGATGTAAAGTTTGATGCAACCCCTATACAAATTGTAAAACATTTCGAAGATAAAAATGAATTTCCGCCATTTATTAATCTTATTATTACATTCCTAAATCTGATGAAATCGAATGGTTTTGGTATAAAGGAATTATATGCAATAGCAAAAGAGAGAAAATTAATTAGAGAAGAAAAATTCCTTGAAGTATTTGAGCCGATTTTCAAAAAATACCAAATGCACCTTCGAGATAAAAATAAAATTGATTTTAGTGATATGTTAATAAAAGCAACAGAATACATCAAGACTTCAAAATACAGGTCACAATATGAATACATTCTTGTAGATGAATTTCAGGATATGTCGGTTGGTCGTTATAAGCTTATCTCTAATCTGATTAGTCAAAATCCTGAACAGAGTTTATTCTGTGTGGGTGATGATTGGCAATCCATTTACCGATTCACCGGCAGTGATATTTCAATTATGACCGAGTTCGAGAAATATTTTGGATTTACAAAAAGAGTCGATCTTGATTTAACCTTTCGTTTAAATGACAAGGTAACTGAATTTACTCAGAATTTTATTCTTAAAAATCCGAAGCAATTAAAGAAAAATCTTACATCAAATAATATTTCCACACTAGAGCCATTTAAAATTGTTTATGAAACAAAGAATATTGATTCTGATAATAATCAAGATACTTTGGAAAGCTGTCTAAATCTAATAAAAGTAAAAGCAAATGCAGGAAAGGAAAAGGTCTTTATTCTTGGTCGTTATAATTTTGATGAGCCCAAAACTTTACAGTTTATAAAAAGAAAATATAAATCTTTGGATATAAACTTTATGACGGCTCATAGTTCGAAAGGTCTGGAAGCTGATTATGTTATAATAATTAATGCAAATTCTGGTAAATATGGTTTCCCATCTGAAATTGTAGATGATCCAATTCTCACTCTTGTATTAAAAATTCAGGATGAAATTGAAAATGCTGAAGAGAGAAGATTGTTTTATGTCGCACTAACTAGAACCAGAAATAATATTTATATTATTTGTAATCAGAATATTCCATCTAAATTTGTTAACGAATTACTTTCTGAGTATGGTACTGTAGACAGATGTCCTCAATGCAAATCTGGTTTGTTAGTAAAAAGAAATAATCCAAAAGACAAAAGTGAATTCTGGGGATGTGAGAATTTCCCACTTTGTACTTATACAAAGAATATTAACTATAACAATTTTCAGAGAAGTAAAAAGAGGTTCAAAATGCATCGCTGA